A portion of the Chryseobacterium tructae genome contains these proteins:
- a CDS encoding retropepsin-like aspartic protease, which yields MKKVLYTLFIFSHLSLIAQGKKFFENGEVQLKSAVEKINLKYSTNLPFVKVHINGKVYNFLLDTGAPTVISNAVYTELGLEKKHKSSVKDSQKNKQTQIFTVLPEMVVDQLTFKDIGVIVMDLTATEFGCFKVDGILGSNQMAKLFWRLNYSENSLEGTQDLSKFDLTGYDIVIPFDVKDQKTPIIEARIMDKKMNLTFDTGFSGNLKITNHEYNSKKVTEKVDVYGNSSVGAFGTGNPVPGYIFKAYDVSFGNKIFNNEVVATGNSNLVGNSFLENFVFVLDWTGHKIYMKQIKETSHQLESFGFGYRFIDSKPIVAYIFQEENFPLKVGDSIISINNIDLDHLDKEGACHYFLNRVEKDAVDIDLKIRRDGAVMNVNLKKKMYLKG from the coding sequence ATGAAAAAAGTTTTATATACTCTTTTTATATTTTCTCATCTTAGTCTTATTGCTCAGGGAAAAAAATTCTTTGAAAATGGAGAAGTTCAACTAAAATCAGCAGTTGAAAAGATCAATTTAAAATATTCTACGAATCTACCTTTTGTAAAAGTCCATATTAATGGAAAAGTATATAATTTTTTATTAGATACCGGAGCACCTACTGTCATTTCTAATGCAGTTTATACAGAATTAGGTCTTGAAAAGAAGCATAAAAGCAGTGTGAAAGATTCGCAGAAGAACAAACAGACCCAGATATTCACTGTATTGCCTGAAATGGTTGTGGATCAGCTAACTTTTAAAGATATTGGTGTTATTGTCATGGATCTTACCGCTACTGAATTCGGATGCTTTAAAGTGGATGGAATTCTTGGTTCTAATCAGATGGCTAAACTTTTCTGGAGGCTTAACTATAGTGAAAATTCATTAGAGGGAACTCAGGATCTTTCTAAGTTTGATCTTACAGGCTATGATATTGTCATTCCCTTTGATGTAAAAGATCAAAAGACGCCTATTATAGAGGCTCGTATTATGGATAAGAAAATGAACCTTACATTCGACACAGGGTTTTCAGGGAATTTAAAGATTACGAATCATGAATACAATTCCAAAAAAGTAACAGAGAAGGTTGACGTTTACGGAAATAGTTCTGTAGGGGCTTTTGGTACCGGGAATCCTGTACCTGGATATATTTTTAAGGCTTATGATGTTTCTTTTGGAAATAAGATTTTTAATAATGAAGTAGTAGCAACAGGAAATTCAAACTTAGTGGGAAATAGCTTTCTGGAAAATTTTGTATTTGTTCTGGACTGGACAGGGCATAAGATTTATATGAAACAAATTAAAGAAACTTCTCACCAGCTGGAATCCTTTGGTTTCGGATATCGTTTTATAGATTCTAAACCAATTGTTGCTTATATATTTCAGGAAGAGAATTTTCCATTGAAGGTTGGTGATTCTATCATCAGTATTAATAATATAGATCTTGACCATCTTGATAAAGAAGGAGCTTGTCATTATTTTCTGAATAGGGTAGAAAAGGATGCTGTGGATATTGATTTGAAAATAAGGCGAGATGGAGCTGTAATGAATGTAAATCTTAAAAAGAAAATGTATTTAAAGGGATAG
- a CDS encoding branched-chain amino acid aminotransferase codes for MIIQKTENSRISTFDPNNFSFGGTFIDHMIICEYENGKWGDVKLVPYGPIPFTPAMMGVNYGQACFEGMKAYKDKDGQVFLFRPEKNFERINKSAKRLAMPEVTEEIFLDGLKALVDIDRDWIPQGEGMSLYIRPLIFATEEALKARVSEKYMFAIVATPAKSYYSEPVSVKISDHYSRAANGGVGSAKAAGNYAASFYPTQLAIEEGYEQIIWTDDATHEYFEESGTMNVFVRINDTIYTPPTSEKILDGVTRDSFLQLAKKRGIEVKVEPIPVKTVIEALKNGSLKEVWGVGTAVVTTQFQALGYEGEKLSLPRLSDEESYAAILKKDLVDLQNNLSEDPFGWRVVVDHALETV; via the coding sequence ATGATAATTCAAAAAACTGAAAACTCCAGAATTTCTACATTTGACCCAAACAATTTTTCATTTGGTGGTACCTTCATAGATCATATGATTATATGTGAGTACGAAAATGGAAAATGGGGTGATGTAAAATTAGTTCCTTACGGTCCAATACCATTTACACCTGCAATGATGGGAGTAAACTATGGGCAAGCTTGTTTTGAAGGTATGAAAGCCTATAAAGACAAAGACGGGCAGGTTTTCCTTTTCAGGCCTGAAAAGAATTTTGAACGTATCAACAAGTCAGCGAAGCGTCTTGCTATGCCTGAGGTGACTGAGGAAATTTTTTTAGACGGATTAAAAGCATTAGTAGATATCGATAGAGACTGGATCCCTCAGGGAGAAGGTATGTCTTTATATATCAGACCATTGATTTTTGCTACAGAAGAAGCTTTGAAAGCAAGAGTTTCTGAAAAATATATGTTTGCTATCGTAGCAACACCTGCGAAAAGTTATTACTCAGAGCCAGTATCTGTAAAAATATCTGATCATTATTCAAGAGCAGCAAACGGTGGAGTTGGTTCTGCTAAAGCAGCTGGTAACTATGCCGCTTCTTTCTATCCAACTCAGTTAGCTATTGAAGAAGGATATGAGCAAATCATCTGGACTGATGATGCAACTCACGAATATTTTGAAGAGAGTGGTACTATGAATGTATTTGTAAGAATTAACGATACAATTTATACACCACCAACATCTGAGAAAATTCTTGATGGAGTTACAAGAGACAGTTTCCTTCAGTTAGCTAAGAAAAGAGGAATTGAAGTAAAAGTTGAGCCAATTCCGGTAAAAACAGTAATCGAAGCTTTGAAAAATGGATCTCTTAAAGAAGTATGGGGAGTAGGTACTGCGGTGGTAACCACTCAATTCCAGGCTTTAGGATATGAAGGTGAGAAATTATCGCTTCCAAGATTATCTGATGAAGAAAGCTATGCTGCTATCCTTAAGAAAGATTTAGTAGATCTTCAAAACAACCTTTCCGAAGATCCATTCGGATGGAGAGTGGTAGTAGATCATGCTCTTGAAACAGTTTAA
- a CDS encoding DUF1015 domain-containing protein, whose product MPVFKPFRGIRPHRDFEDTFPTHPLDNFTQEEIAEKAQVENTYINMIKPYVVSKSKDVDRNLRKIRSTFEELLDEKKLVQDNSAYYLYEQIYPNKQIFRGLLGLASIEDFWNGKIKRHESTIPQKKEKLAHYLEKVNLQAEPVLLTYPANSKIELLMNHEEKNVPIFNHVDTIGIRHKIWRIDNRLKLQQFKEVIDQIDSFYIADGHHRIGSTALNAKKHKDKNKRHNGTELYNFVYSFIVSNQSIKIHDYNRVLHDLNGLSTEQFLKELEQYFLIHEKGETSYYPSQKFHISMYLDGKFYSLHVKHDLRSKEMSLDNLDHHLLDKYIFKGILKIDDPDSSDLISYVKGTSNINGINILKEQIDNKEGKAGFGIYPVSFNDMIKISDLKLSMPPKCTFIEPKLITALVMYDMKP is encoded by the coding sequence ATGCCTGTTTTTAAACCTTTCCGTGGAATAAGACCTCACAGAGATTTTGAGGATACTTTCCCTACCCATCCACTGGATAATTTTACCCAGGAAGAAATTGCAGAAAAAGCTCAAGTTGAAAACACTTACATCAACATGATAAAACCGTATGTTGTAAGTAAATCTAAAGACGTCGATCGAAACCTGCGAAAGATTCGTTCTACATTTGAAGAACTTCTGGACGAAAAGAAACTCGTTCAGGATAATTCTGCATATTATCTTTACGAACAAATATATCCTAATAAACAAATTTTCAGAGGGCTTTTAGGTCTGGCGAGTATTGAGGATTTCTGGAACGGAAAAATCAAAAGGCACGAAAGTACCATCCCTCAGAAAAAAGAAAAACTGGCTCACTACCTTGAAAAAGTAAATCTTCAGGCTGAACCGGTACTTCTTACCTACCCTGCCAACTCAAAGATTGAGTTGCTGATGAACCACGAGGAAAAAAATGTTCCGATCTTTAATCATGTAGATACTATTGGAATCAGACATAAAATTTGGAGAATAGACAACCGTCTGAAACTTCAACAGTTTAAAGAAGTGATTGACCAAATCGACTCATTCTACATTGCCGATGGTCACCATAGAATTGGCTCTACAGCATTAAACGCCAAAAAACATAAAGACAAAAACAAACGACACAACGGTACGGAGCTTTATAACTTTGTATATAGCTTTATTGTGTCGAATCAATCTATTAAGATTCACGATTACAACAGAGTACTTCATGATCTGAACGGTCTTTCTACTGAGCAATTCCTTAAAGAGCTTGAACAATACTTCCTAATTCACGAAAAAGGAGAAACTTCATACTATCCATCTCAGAAATTCCACATTTCAATGTATCTGGATGGCAAATTCTATTCTCTTCACGTGAAACATGATCTACGTTCTAAAGAAATGTCTTTAGATAATCTGGATCACCATTTATTGGATAAATATATCTTCAAAGGTATTTTAAAAATAGATGATCCGGATAGCTCTGACCTTATCTCTTATGTAAAAGGCACTTCCAACATCAATGGAATCAACATTTTAAAAGAACAAATAGACAACAAAGAAGGAAAAGCCGGCTTCGGAATTTATCCTGTAAGTTTTAATGATATGATTAAAATTTCAGACTTAAAATTAAGCATGCCTCCAAAATGTACATTCATTGAGCCAAAATTGATTACAGCACTGGTAATGTATGATATGAAACCTTAA
- a CDS encoding D-2-hydroxyacid dehydrogenase translates to MKVLANDGISKAGERALKEAGIEILDNRVAQDHVINFINDNNVDVLLVRSATKVRQDLIDACPGLKIIGRGGIGMDNIDVEYAKSKGIKIINTPTASSKSVAELVFGHFFSLARFLHESNRLMPLEGETHFNAMKKSFSNAYELSGKTLGVIGFGSIGQEVVKIGIALGMKVQVLTRSPKTEVLTLNFFDGQSVNFEITSTNDMDAFLKEADFISINTPRTNEYIIDTPQFEKMKDGVYIVNTARGGVINEVTLIDFIESGKVAGAALDVFENEPTPELPLLMNPALSLSPHVGGNTIDAQEKIGIELAEQIIKLQKETIR, encoded by the coding sequence ATGAAAGTTTTAGCAAACGATGGAATCTCAAAAGCAGGAGAACGGGCTCTAAAAGAAGCCGGAATTGAAATTCTGGACAATAGAGTGGCCCAGGATCACGTTATTAATTTTATAAACGATAATAATGTAGACGTTCTTCTTGTAAGAAGTGCAACAAAAGTAAGACAAGACCTGATTGATGCATGTCCGGGACTTAAAATCATAGGCAGAGGCGGTATCGGAATGGACAATATTGATGTGGAGTATGCAAAAAGCAAAGGAATTAAAATAATAAATACTCCTACAGCATCTTCAAAATCCGTTGCAGAATTGGTTTTCGGGCACTTCTTTTCATTAGCAAGATTCCTTCACGAATCAAACAGACTGATGCCTTTGGAGGGGGAAACTCATTTCAATGCCATGAAAAAGTCATTCAGCAATGCTTATGAACTTTCAGGAAAAACGTTAGGAGTAATTGGCTTTGGAAGCATTGGCCAAGAAGTTGTGAAAATAGGAATCGCTTTGGGAATGAAAGTTCAGGTTCTCACAAGGAGTCCAAAAACAGAAGTTCTTACCCTGAATTTCTTTGATGGACAATCGGTGAACTTTGAAATCACTTCCACCAATGATATGGATGCATTCCTTAAAGAAGCAGACTTTATCAGCATCAATACTCCAAGAACGAATGAATATATTATAGACACGCCACAATTTGAAAAAATGAAAGATGGAGTGTATATTGTAAATACAGCAAGAGGCGGTGTAATCAATGAAGTAACACTGATTGATTTTATCGAGTCAGGAAAAGTAGCAGGAGCAGCATTGGATGTATTTGAAAACGAACCTACACCTGAGCTTCCTTTACTCATGAATCCGGCACTATCGCTATCCCCTCATGTAGGTGGAAACACGATAGATGCGCAAGAGAAAATCGGTATCGAACTTGCAGAACAAATTATTAAGCTACAAAAAGAAACTATAAGATAA
- a CDS encoding FKBP-type peptidyl-prolyl cis-trans isomerase: MKKILFISALSLLSCNRNAPKAHPPVGGVLSQKDLDISKNRMKNLNTLEREQIQDWINGQSVKFYPMQLNYWATVDGFDRREKRQDNSLISYSYELYDFDQTKIYDQPFERRDAKFGHFDELKAVENALRFIRDGEEVTLLVPSSLAYGTFGDEKKIDNDIPLIIKLKAL, translated from the coding sequence ATGAAAAAAATACTCTTCATATCGGCCTTAAGCCTGTTGAGTTGCAATAGAAATGCACCTAAGGCCCATCCTCCTGTAGGAGGTGTTTTAAGTCAAAAAGATCTGGATATTTCTAAGAACAGGATGAAAAATCTGAATACTTTAGAAAGAGAACAGATTCAGGATTGGATCAATGGACAAAGCGTAAAGTTTTATCCTATGCAGCTTAATTATTGGGCCACAGTTGACGGTTTTGATCGTAGAGAAAAAAGACAAGATAATTCTTTAATCTCTTACTCTTATGAACTGTATGATTTTGATCAGACTAAAATCTATGATCAGCCTTTTGAAAGAAGAGATGCCAAATTTGGGCATTTTGATGAATTGAAAGCCGTGGAAAATGCTTTGCGTTTTATACGTGATGGAGAGGAAGTGACGCTTTTGGTACCGTCTTCTTTGGCTTATGGAACTTTTGGAGACGAAAAGAAAATAGACAATGATATACCATTAATCATAAAATTAAAAGCTTTATAA
- a CDS encoding M20/M25/M40 family metallo-hydrolase codes for MKKILGTSLLLFGMAAFGQTKEDSIQFSKISLEVLNNGKGYNDLHELTKNIGHRLSGSEAYEKSVQWAAQKLRDAGADKVWLQEVMIPVWVRGKESLHIKTSNGNWKSLKMLSLGNSEGTAGKDVSGEIIMVKSMDEYNKLSPEQVKDKILFFNYAFKQSFIETFKGYGDASKYRTTAASLTAKKGGKFAIIRSLSSAFDDVPHTGAMRYEENVSKIPAVAIGSTTADELEALLKNQKITAKLNSNCSMKGEKLSHSVIGEITGKKDQSVIVVGGHLDSWDVGEGAHDDGAGIVQSIEVLRTFKKLGIQNNHTIRVVCFANEENGVKGGIQYGKTAKEKNEKHLFAIESDAGGFAPRGIALDMDDVKRKQIQSWSKLFLPYGVYNFEEKFSGTDLYPLHDMGVPAAELMPDSQRYFDIHHTEEDTFDKVNRRELLLGAVAMTHIIYMIDKNW; via the coding sequence ATGAAAAAGATATTAGGAACCTCATTATTGCTTTTTGGAATGGCAGCTTTTGGCCAAACCAAAGAAGACTCAATACAATTTAGCAAGATCTCCCTTGAAGTCTTAAATAACGGAAAAGGGTATAACGATCTGCACGAACTTACTAAAAATATCGGCCACCGTCTAAGCGGTTCCGAAGCCTATGAAAAATCTGTACAATGGGCAGCCCAAAAACTTCGTGATGCCGGAGCAGACAAAGTATGGCTGCAGGAAGTGATGATCCCGGTTTGGGTTAGAGGAAAAGAATCCTTACACATCAAAACATCCAACGGAAACTGGAAAAGCCTTAAAATGCTTTCTCTGGGGAATTCCGAAGGAACAGCCGGAAAAGATGTTTCAGGAGAGATTATCATGGTAAAATCAATGGATGAATACAATAAACTTTCCCCGGAGCAGGTAAAAGATAAAATCCTATTCTTCAATTATGCTTTCAAACAATCTTTTATAGAAACATTTAAAGGATATGGTGATGCTTCAAAATACAGAACAACCGCAGCCTCTTTAACGGCTAAAAAAGGCGGAAAATTTGCCATCATCCGCTCTCTATCATCTGCATTTGATGATGTTCCTCATACAGGAGCTATGCGTTATGAAGAAAACGTTTCCAAAATACCTGCTGTAGCGATCGGAAGTACGACAGCAGATGAGCTGGAAGCTTTATTAAAAAATCAAAAAATCACGGCAAAATTGAACTCCAATTGTAGCATGAAAGGCGAGAAACTCTCCCACTCTGTCATTGGTGAAATTACAGGTAAGAAAGATCAAAGTGTCATTGTCGTAGGCGGCCACCTCGATTCTTGGGATGTAGGAGAAGGTGCTCATGATGACGGAGCCGGAATTGTTCAAAGTATTGAAGTGTTGAGAACATTCAAAAAATTAGGAATTCAGAATAACCATACCATCAGAGTTGTTTGCTTTGCGAATGAAGAAAACGGAGTGAAAGGAGGTATTCAATATGGAAAAACAGCAAAAGAAAAGAATGAAAAGCACCTTTTTGCCATAGAATCTGATGCCGGAGGTTTTGCCCCTAGAGGTATTGCTTTGGATATGGATGATGTCAAAAGGAAACAGATTCAAAGCTGGTCAAAATTGTTCTTGCCTTATGGTGTGTATAACTTTGAAGAAAAATTTTCCGGGACAGATCTTTACCCACTCCATGATATGGGTGTTCCTGCTGCCGAATTAATGCCGGACTCTCAGCGCTACTTTGATATTCACCACACAGAAGAAGATACCTTCGACAAAGTAAACCGAAGAGAACTTTTATTAGGAGCCGTAGCCATGACCCATATTATATATATGATTGATAAGAACTGGTAG
- a CDS encoding M28 family peptidase, producing MKKIFIILPLFLSGFLFSQKKIQKKPAGRAAIPVKLNYHDEFKKISDEIMTNGRAYENLGELTKGIGSRFSATPGYTKAVEWAEKKFKEIGINMIWRQEAKAPIWIRGKESLQIKAENGDWKNIKMLSFGNSEGTGGKDLTGEIVLINSTTELNAMSIGQLKDKIVFVNVPMDPKIINTSDSYLQTAKSKLISASVIAKTGAKALIIRSLTTANDDTPHAKMIYYEPDDKVKIPALSIGVRSAEELEKTLKKQKVIARINMTAESKGSTTNPNIIAEIQGNKDSKVIVLGAQLDSWDIGEGAIDDGTGVAQCIEVLRTLKALGYENNHTIRVVLYANSENGGQGREMYAAYVKKREEKHIFALGTDAGGYSPRGFSLDMPPQRRRLVSPWKEYFLPYGVYDFDQTDAIQDISPLKKLDIPLAELVVDTQRYFDYHHSEQDTFDKVNKRELLLGAVAMTQMIFMVDKNW from the coding sequence ATGAAAAAAATATTCATTATACTTCCACTCTTTTTGAGTGGATTTTTATTTTCTCAAAAAAAAATCCAGAAAAAGCCCGCCGGCAGAGCAGCCATTCCTGTAAAATTAAATTATCACGATGAATTTAAAAAGATCTCAGACGAGATCATGACCAATGGCAGAGCTTATGAAAATCTCGGAGAACTCACGAAAGGCATTGGCTCACGTTTTAGTGCAACTCCTGGTTATACAAAAGCTGTAGAATGGGCAGAAAAGAAGTTCAAGGAAATTGGCATTAATATGATCTGGAGACAAGAAGCTAAAGCACCTATCTGGATCAGAGGGAAAGAGTCTTTACAAATAAAAGCAGAAAATGGAGATTGGAAAAACATCAAAATGCTTTCTTTTGGAAACTCTGAAGGAACAGGCGGAAAAGATCTTACAGGTGAAATTGTTTTAATCAATTCCACTACAGAACTTAATGCGATGTCAATAGGTCAGTTGAAAGACAAAATAGTCTTCGTGAATGTTCCTATGGATCCCAAAATCATTAATACCAGTGATTCTTATTTACAAACAGCAAAATCAAAATTAATCTCAGCTTCTGTCATCGCTAAAACAGGTGCAAAAGCTTTAATTATAAGATCATTAACAACAGCTAACGATGATACGCCTCATGCTAAAATGATTTACTACGAGCCAGATGATAAAGTTAAAATTCCAGCTTTATCAATAGGCGTAAGATCAGCGGAGGAGTTAGAAAAAACATTGAAGAAGCAAAAAGTTATCGCCAGGATCAATATGACTGCGGAGTCAAAAGGCAGCACGACTAACCCCAACATTATTGCTGAAATTCAAGGTAATAAAGATTCTAAAGTGATTGTTTTAGGAGCGCAGCTTGATTCCTGGGACATTGGTGAAGGAGCAATTGATGATGGAACAGGAGTAGCTCAGTGTATTGAAGTATTGAGAACCCTGAAAGCATTAGGATATGAGAACAACCATACCATCCGGGTGGTTTTATATGCCAATAGTGAAAATGGCGGCCAAGGTCGTGAAATGTATGCCGCCTATGTGAAAAAGAGAGAAGAAAAACACATATTTGCATTAGGAACAGATGCCGGAGGGTATTCTCCACGAGGATTTTCTTTAGATATGCCGCCTCAAAGAAGAAGATTAGTATCTCCCTGGAAAGAATATTTTCTACCTTATGGTGTTTATGATTTTGACCAGACAGACGCCATTCAGGATATCTCCCCTTTGAAAAAACTGGACATTCCTTTGGCAGAACTTGTAGTAGATACACAAAGGTATTTCGACTACCATCATTCCGAACAGGATACTTTTGATAAAGTGAATAAAAGAGAACTTCTCCTCGGAGCAGTCGCTATGACACAAATGATCTTTATGGTTGATAAAAATTGGTAA
- a CDS encoding peptidylprolyl isomerase, producing MNVDKETYEGLNDGLYANLQTTKGNLIVKFEDKKAPVTVANFIGLAEGKIDNKAKAKGVPYYDGTIFHRVIKDFMIQGGDPQGTGMGDPGYKFEDERNDLKHTGKGILSMANSGPNTNGSQFFITEVATPWLDGRHTIFGKVVKGNDVIDTIANVEKGAQDKPKTDIVLEKVSIFGKGDEYKNYDAAKTFNEGKAKIAENNKAFIAKEEAEKKKREEEFKANQEKLVENLKAGMQKTESGLYYKITKTADGKAPKAGDNVSVHYAGKLVDGTEFDSSFKRNEPIDIPIGMGRVIKGWDEGILLLKEGETATLLIPPAMAYGERGAGGVIPPNSWLVFDVELVKVK from the coding sequence ATGAACGTAGACAAAGAAACTTACGAAGGTCTTAATGACGGACTTTATGCCAATCTTCAAACCACAAAAGGGAACTTGATTGTAAAGTTTGAGGACAAGAAAGCACCAGTAACTGTAGCCAACTTTATCGGTCTTGCAGAAGGGAAAATCGACAACAAAGCTAAGGCTAAGGGAGTTCCTTACTATGACGGAACTATTTTCCACAGAGTGATCAAAGATTTCATGATTCAGGGTGGTGATCCTCAGGGAACAGGAATGGGAGATCCTGGATATAAATTTGAAGATGAAAGAAACGACCTTAAACATACAGGAAAAGGTATTCTTTCTATGGCGAATTCTGGGCCTAATACAAACGGTTCTCAGTTCTTCATCACCGAAGTAGCTACTCCTTGGTTAGACGGAAGACACACGATCTTCGGAAAAGTAGTAAAAGGGAATGATGTAATTGATACTATTGCTAATGTTGAGAAAGGAGCTCAGGATAAACCTAAAACTGATATTGTTTTAGAAAAAGTTTCTATTTTCGGTAAAGGTGATGAGTACAAAAACTACGATGCAGCTAAAACTTTCAACGAAGGAAAAGCTAAAATCGCTGAAAATAATAAAGCTTTCATCGCTAAAGAAGAGGCTGAAAAAAAGAAAAGAGAAGAAGAATTCAAAGCAAACCAGGAGAAATTAGTTGAAAACTTAAAAGCTGGAATGCAAAAAACGGAATCAGGTCTTTATTATAAAATCACTAAAACGGCTGACGGTAAAGCTCCAAAAGCAGGTGATAATGTTTCTGTACACTATGCAGGAAAACTAGTAGATGGGACTGAATTTGATTCTTCATTCAAGAGAAACGAACCTATTGATATTCCAATCGGAATGGGAAGAGTAATCAAAGGATGGGATGAAGGGATCCTATTATTGAAAGAGGGAGAAACTGCTACTTTATTGATCCCGCCAGCAATGGCTTACGGAGAAAGAGGAGCAGGAGGAGTTATTCCACCAAACTCTTGGTTAGTTTTCGATGTTGAGCTTGTAAAAGTAAAATAA
- a CDS encoding M28 family peptidase yields the protein MKKIASLSLIALGISFISGQTKEDSIQFNKISTEILNYGKGYDELRELTKNIGHRLSGSEAYEKSVQWAAQKLRDAGADKVWLQEVMIPVWVRGKESLHIQTSNGNWKSLKMLSLGNSEGTAGKDVSGEIIMVKSLEEYDQLPVEKVKDKIVFFNYPFNQGNVQTFISYRESGAYRRTAASLTAKKGGKFAIIRSLSSAFDNVPHTGNMRYEENIAKIPAVTIGNTTADELEALLKNQKVMAKLNSNCGMKGEKRSHSVIGEITGKKDQSVIVVGGHLDSWDVGEGAHDDGSGIVQSIEVLRTFKKLGLQNNHTIRAVCFANEENGTKGGKQYGKTAKDNNEKHLFAIESDAGGFSPRGISLEMDDTKRKQIKSWVNLFLPYGVYNFEGKYSGSDIAPLHEMGVPTAELVPEPQRYFDIHHTEEDTFEKVNRRELLLGSTVMTQLIYMIDKNW from the coding sequence ATGAAAAAGATCGCAAGCCTATCATTAATCGCTTTGGGAATAAGCTTTATATCAGGACAGACTAAAGAAGACTCCATACAGTTCAATAAAATCTCCACAGAAATCCTTAATTATGGAAAAGGATATGATGAACTGCGGGAACTGACTAAAAATATAGGCCACCGTTTGAGTGGCTCCGAAGCCTATGAAAAATCTGTACAATGGGCAGCCCAAAAACTTCGCGATGCCGGAGCAGACAAAGTATGGCTGCAGGAAGTGATGATTCCGGTTTGGGTTAGAGGAAAAGAGTCCTTACACATCCAAACCTCAAACGGAAACTGGAAAAGCCTTAAAATGCTTTCTCTCGGAAACTCAGAAGGAACAGCCGGAAAAGATGTTTCAGGAGAGATCATCATGGTTAAATCTCTGGAAGAATATGATCAACTTCCTGTTGAAAAAGTAAAAGATAAGATTGTTTTCTTTAATTATCCTTTCAACCAGGGAAATGTACAGACATTTATTTCCTATAGAGAATCAGGAGCCTACAGACGTACTGCCGCATCTTTAACCGCAAAGAAAGGCGGAAAGTTCGCTATCATAAGATCTCTTTCCTCAGCATTTGATAATGTTCCACACACAGGAAATATGCGATACGAAGAGAATATTGCTAAAATCCCTGCCGTTACCATTGGAAATACAACAGCCGATGAACTGGAAGCTTTATTAAAAAATCAAAAAGTTATGGCAAAACTCAACTCCAATTGTGGAATGAAGGGTGAAAAACGCTCCCACTCTGTGATTGGTGAAATTACAGGTAAAAAAGACCAAAGCGTAATTGTTGTCGGTGGACATCTTGATTCCTGGGATGTAGGAGAAGGTGCTCATGATGATGGTTCCGGAATCGTGCAAAGTATTGAAGTATTAAGAACATTCAAAAAACTAGGACTCCAAAACAACCATACCATCAGAGCTGTTTGCTTTGCCAATGAAGAAAACGGAACCAAGGGCGGAAAACAGTACGGAAAAACAGCAAAAGATAATAATGAAAAACATCTTTTTGCCATAGAATCAGATGCCGGAGGATTTTCACCTCGCGGAATATCGCTGGAAATGGATGATACAAAAAGAAAACAGATCAAAAGCTGGGTAAACCTGTTTTTACCTTATGGGGTCTATAATTTTGAAGGAAAGTACTCAGGTTCGGATATTGCTCCGCTCCACGAGATGGGCGTTCCTACTGCAGAACTCGTTCCGGAACCCCAACGCTATTTTGACATCCATCACACCGAAGAAGATACTTTTGAAAAAGTCAACCGCAGAGAATTACTTTTAGGCTCAACGGTAATGACACAACTTATTTATATGATTGATAAAAATTGGTAA